Proteins encoded together in one Catellatospora citrea window:
- a CDS encoding thiazole synthase, translating into MDDRFVLGGVEFGSRLILGTGGASSLHSLEQALLAGGTELVTLALRRIDPDLPAGLLDVLERCGVRLLPNTAGCYTAADAVRTAHLARDAFDTDWIKLEVIGDERTLLPDAVELLRAAERLVDDGFTVLPYTTDDPVLARRLADLGCAAVMPAGAPIGSGLGISNPHHIELIREAVRCPVILDAGIGTASDAARAMELGCDAVLLASAVTRAADPVAMATAMRHAVLAGRLASQAGRIPVRRHALASTSADGLPTW; encoded by the coding sequence ATGGACGACCGGTTCGTACTGGGCGGTGTCGAGTTCGGCTCCCGGCTCATCCTCGGCACCGGCGGCGCGAGCAGCCTGCACTCGCTGGAGCAGGCGCTGCTGGCGGGCGGCACGGAGCTGGTCACCCTGGCGCTGCGGCGGATCGACCCCGACCTGCCCGCGGGGCTGCTCGACGTGCTGGAGCGCTGCGGGGTGCGGCTGCTGCCCAACACGGCGGGCTGCTACACGGCCGCCGACGCGGTACGCACGGCGCACCTGGCACGCGACGCGTTCGACACCGACTGGATCAAGCTGGAGGTGATCGGGGACGAGCGCACGCTGCTGCCCGACGCCGTCGAGCTGCTGCGGGCGGCCGAGCGGCTGGTCGACGACGGGTTCACCGTGCTGCCGTACACCACCGATGATCCTGTGCTGGCCCGGCGGCTGGCCGACCTGGGCTGCGCCGCGGTGATGCCCGCGGGCGCGCCGATCGGGTCGGGGCTGGGCATCTCGAATCCGCACCACATCGAGCTGATCCGGGAGGCCGTCCGCTGTCCGGTCATCCTCGACGCCGGGATCGGCACCGCCAGCGACGCGGCCCGTGCGATGGAGCTGGGCTGCGACGCGGTCCTGTTGGCCAGCGCGGTGACCCGGGCCGCCGACCCGGTGGCGATGGCCACCGCGATGCGCCACGCGGTGCTCGCGGGACGCCTCGCGTCGCAGGCCGGACGTATCCCGGTGCGCCGCCACGCGCTCGCCTCCACGTCCGCGGACGGGCTGCCGACATGGTGA
- a CDS encoding DNA-directed RNA polymerase subunit alpha, giving the protein MLISQRPTLTEESINETRSRFTIEPLEPGFGYTLGNSLRRTLLSSIPGAAVTSIKIDGVLHEFTTIPGVKEDVVELVMNVKDLCVSSEHDEPVSMYLRKQGPGDVTAGDIQPPAGVSVHNPDLKLATLNGKGRLDMELTVERGRGYVTAAQNKNAGAEIGRIPVDSIYSPVLKVTYRVEATRVEQRTDFDRLIIDVESKASISPRTALASAGSTLVELFGLCRELDETAEGIDIGPSPQDAQLAADLALPIEELDLTVRSYNCLKREGINSVGELIGRTEADLLDIRNFGQKSIDEVKMKLAGMGLGLKDSAPNFDPAHVVDSYGDADYDTDDYRETEQL; this is encoded by the coding sequence GTGCTTATCTCTCAGCGGCCGACTCTCACCGAAGAGTCGATCAACGAGACCCGCTCCCGGTTCACCATCGAGCCGCTCGAGCCCGGGTTCGGCTACACCCTCGGCAACTCGCTGCGTCGTACGCTGCTCAGCTCGATCCCGGGCGCGGCCGTCACCAGCATCAAGATCGACGGTGTGCTGCACGAGTTCACCACGATCCCCGGTGTCAAGGAGGACGTGGTCGAGCTGGTCATGAACGTCAAGGACCTGTGCGTCTCGTCGGAGCACGACGAGCCGGTCAGCATGTACCTGCGCAAGCAGGGCCCTGGCGACGTGACCGCCGGCGACATCCAGCCCCCGGCCGGAGTCTCCGTGCACAACCCGGACCTCAAGCTCGCGACCCTGAACGGCAAGGGCCGGCTCGACATGGAGCTGACCGTCGAGCGGGGCCGGGGTTACGTCACGGCGGCGCAGAACAAGAACGCCGGCGCCGAGATCGGCCGCATCCCGGTCGACTCGATCTACTCGCCGGTGCTCAAGGTGACCTACCGCGTCGAGGCGACCCGTGTCGAGCAGCGCACCGACTTCGACCGTCTGATCATCGACGTCGAGTCGAAGGCGTCCATCTCGCCCCGGACCGCGCTGGCGTCGGCCGGTTCCACCCTGGTGGAGCTGTTCGGCCTCTGCCGTGAGCTGGACGAGACCGCCGAGGGCATCGACATCGGCCCGTCGCCGCAGGACGCGCAGCTCGCTGCCGACCTGGCGCTGCCGATCGAGGAGCTGGACCTCACCGTCCGCTCCTACAACTGCCTCAAGCGCGAGGGCATCAACTCCGTCGGTGAGCTCATCGGGCGCACCGAGGCGGACCTGCTCGACATAAGGAACTTCGGGCAGAAGTCCATCGACGAGGTGAAGATGAAGCTCGCCGGGATGGGTCTGGGGCTGAAGGACTCGGCTCCGAACTTCGACCCGGCCCACGTCGTGGACTCCTACGGCGACGCCGATTACGACACTGACGACTACCGCGAGACCGAGCAGCTGTAA
- the rpsD gene encoding 30S ribosomal protein S4, which yields MARYTGADCRRCRREKVKLFLKGSKCDGPKCPFESRPFPPGQHGRGRTKESEYLLQLREKQKARRIYGVLEKQFRGYYEEANRKSGKTGEVLLQILESRLDNVVYRAGLAKSRDHARQVVKHGHFLVNGKKVDIPSYRVTEHDIVEVRGKSRELTPFVVAQAEAGSRGVPAWLEVIPSQFKVLVHSLPARQVIDTQVQEQLIVELYSK from the coding sequence ATGGCTCGTTACACCGGCGCAGACTGCCGCCGTTGCCGTCGTGAGAAGGTCAAGCTGTTCCTCAAGGGCAGCAAGTGCGATGGGCCCAAGTGCCCGTTCGAGTCGCGCCCCTTCCCGCCCGGCCAGCACGGCCGCGGTCGCACCAAGGAGTCCGAGTACCTGCTGCAGCTTCGCGAGAAGCAGAAGGCCCGTCGTATCTACGGCGTGCTGGAGAAGCAGTTCCGCGGCTACTACGAAGAGGCCAACCGCAAGTCGGGCAAGACGGGTGAGGTTCTGCTGCAGATCCTCGAGTCGCGCCTCGACAACGTGGTCTACCGGGCCGGCCTGGCCAAGTCCCGTGACCACGCCCGTCAGGTCGTGAAGCACGGTCACTTCCTGGTCAACGGCAAGAAGGTCGACATCCCGTCGTACCGCGTCACCGAGCACGACATCGTCGAGGTCCGGGGCAAGTCCCGCGAGCTCACGCCGTTCGTGGTGGCGCAGGCGGAGGCCGGCTCTCGCGGCGTTCCGGCCTGGCTGGAGGTCATCCCCAGCCAGTTCAAGGTCCTCGTGCACTCGCTTCCGGCCCGCCAGGTGATCGACACCCAGGTCCAGGAGCAGCTGATCGTCGAGCTCTACTCCAAGTAG
- a CDS encoding ABC-F family ATP-binding cassette domain-containing protein — translation MGYVDVSGVAYTLPDGRELFSDVSFRVGEGAKVALVGPNGAGKTTLLRMVSGDLPVATGGIARSGGLGVMRQFIGMLGSSAATGVPGGAEMTLAEMALSLVEPRLQAAGARLVKAEQAMRVADSRGKLTSSAQQAQLRYAEALSAYGEAGGYEAEVLFDTVATSIMGLSWDECRDRPVRTLSGGQQKRFALDLLLRGNDEVLLLDEPDNFLDVPAKRWLEQRLRESKKSVLYVSHDRELLNQTADRVVAVEGGSAWTHVGSFAAWHEARVARHDSMEERRRRWDEEHEKLRTLMLMYKQKAAYNDGLASRYQAAQTRLRKFEEAGPPPLPPKDQQIQMRLKGSRTGKRAVICEQLELENLTFPFDLELWYGDRLAVLGANGTGKSHFLRLLAQQAHGGGEDSGRSADGAVHTKVRHSGVARLGARVVPGHFSQTHDRPDLAGKELIDILWRGDTHRPSLAREAAYKVLDRYELAKQAEQRFGTLSGGQQARFLVLLLELSGVTLLLLDEPTDNLDLASAEALEQGLAGFEGTVVAVTHDRWFTRGFDRFLLFQADGEVVETPEPVWDVR, via the coding sequence GTGGGATACGTGGATGTTTCCGGCGTGGCGTACACGCTGCCGGACGGGCGCGAACTCTTCTCCGACGTGTCGTTCCGCGTCGGCGAGGGGGCCAAGGTGGCGCTGGTCGGCCCGAACGGGGCCGGCAAGACGACGCTGCTGCGCATGGTCTCCGGGGACCTGCCGGTGGCCACCGGCGGCATCGCGCGCTCGGGCGGCCTCGGGGTGATGCGCCAGTTCATCGGCATGCTGGGCTCCTCGGCCGCGACCGGTGTGCCCGGCGGCGCCGAGATGACGCTGGCCGAGATGGCGCTCAGCCTCGTCGAGCCGCGGCTGCAGGCCGCCGGCGCGCGCCTGGTCAAGGCGGAGCAGGCCATGCGGGTGGCGGACTCGCGCGGCAAGCTGACCAGCAGCGCCCAGCAGGCGCAGCTGCGGTACGCCGAGGCGCTGTCGGCGTACGGCGAGGCCGGCGGCTATGAGGCCGAGGTGCTCTTCGACACCGTCGCGACGTCGATCATGGGGCTGTCCTGGGACGAGTGCCGGGACCGGCCGGTGCGCACCCTGTCCGGCGGACAACAGAAGCGCTTCGCCCTCGACCTGCTGCTGCGCGGCAACGACGAGGTGCTGCTGCTCGACGAGCCGGACAACTTCCTCGACGTGCCCGCCAAACGCTGGCTGGAGCAGCGGCTGCGCGAGTCGAAGAAGTCCGTGCTGTACGTCTCGCACGACCGGGAGCTGCTCAACCAGACCGCCGACCGGGTGGTCGCGGTCGAGGGCGGCAGCGCCTGGACGCACGTCGGCTCGTTCGCGGCGTGGCACGAGGCCCGGGTCGCCCGGCACGACAGCATGGAGGAGCGCCGCCGCCGCTGGGACGAGGAGCACGAGAAGCTGCGCACGCTGATGCTGATGTACAAGCAGAAGGCGGCCTACAACGACGGCCTGGCCTCGCGGTATCAGGCCGCGCAGACCCGGCTGCGCAAGTTCGAGGAGGCCGGCCCGCCGCCGCTGCCGCCCAAGGACCAGCAGATCCAGATGCGGCTGAAGGGCTCCCGCACCGGCAAGCGCGCCGTCATCTGCGAGCAGCTGGAGCTGGAGAACCTGACGTTCCCGTTCGACCTGGAACTCTGGTACGGCGACCGCCTGGCGGTGCTCGGCGCGAACGGCACCGGCAAGTCCCACTTCCTGCGCCTGCTGGCGCAGCAGGCGCACGGGGGCGGCGAGGACTCCGGACGTTCGGCCGACGGCGCGGTGCACACGAAGGTCAGGCACAGCGGTGTCGCCCGCCTGGGCGCGCGGGTCGTGCCGGGCCACTTCTCGCAGACCCATGACCGGCCCGACCTGGCCGGCAAGGAGCTGATCGACATCCTGTGGCGCGGCGACACGCACCGGCCGTCGCTGGCCCGCGAGGCGGCGTACAAGGTGCTCGACCGCTACGAGCTGGCCAAACAGGCCGAGCAGCGCTTCGGCACGCTCTCCGGCGGCCAGCAGGCCCGGTTCCTGGTGCTGCTGCTGGAACTGAGCGGCGTCACCCTGCTGCTGCTCGACGAGCCCACCGACAACCTCGACCTGGCCAGTGCCGAGGCGTTGGAGCAGGGCTTGGCCGGGTTCGAGGGCACCGTCGTCGCGGTCACCCACGACCGCTGGTTCACCCGGGGTTTCGACCGCTTCCTGCTGTTCCAGGCCGACGGGGAGGTCGTCGAGACGCCCGAACCCGTCTGGGACGTCCGCTGA
- a CDS encoding class I SAM-dependent methyltransferase — protein MGEHYFTADPGASARPREVVFTIEGQEYDLVAAGGVFSATRLDPGTTVLLKKGELPAPGTAGNFLDLGCGYGPITMVLATRAPQAEIWAVDVNSRARDLTEENAQRLKVADRVHVAEPDGVPAGVEFAQIWSNPPIRVGKEELHQLLLRWLPRLAPDGTAWLVVAKHKGADSLQQWLAAQGWQADRHASGSGFRVLKVTRPQAV, from the coding sequence GTGGGCGAGCATTACTTCACTGCGGATCCGGGCGCGTCGGCGCGCCCGCGCGAGGTCGTTTTCACCATCGAGGGACAGGAGTACGACCTGGTGGCAGCTGGTGGTGTGTTCTCCGCCACCCGCCTGGACCCGGGCACGACGGTGCTGTTGAAGAAGGGCGAACTGCCCGCGCCGGGCACCGCCGGAAATTTTCTGGACCTGGGCTGCGGGTACGGCCCGATCACCATGGTGCTGGCCACTCGGGCTCCGCAGGCCGAGATCTGGGCGGTCGACGTCAACTCGCGCGCCCGCGACCTCACCGAGGAGAACGCGCAGCGGCTGAAAGTGGCTGACCGGGTGCACGTGGCCGAGCCGGACGGGGTGCCGGCCGGCGTCGAGTTCGCGCAGATCTGGTCCAACCCGCCGATCCGGGTGGGCAAGGAGGAACTGCACCAGCTGCTGCTGCGCTGGCTGCCGCGGCTCGCCCCGGACGGCACGGCCTGGCTGGTCGTCGCCAAGCACAAGGGCGCCGACTCGTTGCAGCAGTGGCTGGCCGCCCAGGGCTGGCAGGCCGACCGGCACGCCAGCGGATCGGGCTTCCGGGTGCTGAAAGTGACTCGCCCTCAGGCTGTTTGA
- the thiE gene encoding thiamine phosphate synthase yields MALGRLHLITDGRPGRDPVALVRAALRVATPDLVIQFRPADDWTDRLAYELANQIVALCRPAGVPVLVNDRLHVALATGAAGGHVGADDLPVSAARRLLGPAAVLGATSRLPATALRAIGDGADYLGVGPCYATSTKDGLPVSIGPEGLRAVARQCAGTPIIAIGGITAARVPELRAAGAHGVAVIGAVSDAADPSRAVAELLAAVAS; encoded by the coding sequence ATGGCGCTGGGGAGACTCCATCTGATCACCGACGGCAGGCCCGGCAGGGATCCGGTCGCCCTGGTGCGGGCCGCGTTGCGGGTGGCCACGCCGGACCTGGTCATCCAGTTCCGGCCGGCGGACGACTGGACCGACCGGCTCGCCTACGAGCTGGCCAACCAGATCGTCGCGCTGTGCCGCCCGGCCGGGGTCCCGGTGCTGGTCAACGACCGCCTGCACGTCGCGCTCGCGACCGGGGCCGCCGGCGGTCACGTGGGCGCGGACGATCTGCCGGTGTCGGCGGCCCGGCGGCTGCTCGGTCCGGCGGCGGTGCTCGGCGCGACCTCCCGGCTGCCCGCGACCGCCCTGCGCGCGATCGGCGACGGGGCCGACTACCTGGGGGTCGGCCCCTGTTACGCGACGTCCACGAAAGACGGTCTGCCGGTGTCGATCGGGCCGGAGGGCCTGCGTGCGGTGGCCCGGCAGTGCGCGGGCACCCCGATCATCGCCATCGGCGGCATCACCGCCGCCCGCGTGCCCGAGCTGCGGGCCGCCGGAGCCCACGGGGTCGCCGTCATCGGCGCGGTGTCCGACGCGGCCGACCCGTCCCGCGCCGTCGCGGAACTACTCGCCGCCGTCGCGTCCTGA
- the thiS gene encoding sulfur carrier protein ThiS, with protein MTVVVNDTPRPTKRGETVADLMAVLDVPPRGVAVAVNGEVVRRADWPAHRLLDGDRVEVLTAAQGG; from the coding sequence ATCACCGTGGTCGTGAACGACACGCCCCGCCCCACCAAGCGCGGCGAGACCGTCGCCGACCTGATGGCCGTCCTCGACGTCCCGCCGCGCGGCGTCGCCGTCGCGGTCAACGGCGAGGTGGTGCGGCGCGCCGACTGGCCCGCGCACCGGCTGCTCGACGGTGACCGGGTCGAGGTCCTCACCGCGGCGCAGGGCGGCTGA
- the truA gene encoding tRNA pseudouridine(38-40) synthase TruA, which produces MARVRLDVGYDGTDFSGWAAQPGRRTVAGVLLAELEKVFGPGNPSGLTVAGRTDAGVHATGQVCHVDLPDERWQALAPTLVRRLAGLLPGDVRVWSAREVPPVFDARFSALWRRYEYRVTDTEAGPSPLRRHDTLFWLRPLDLDRLNAAAAGLCGEHDFAAFCKRKEHATTIRHITAMSWRRETDGILVATVQADAFCQSMVRSLVGAMLTVGDGRREPDWPASLLSRTERVSDVLVAPPHGLNLISVGYPDEAEFAARADQTRNLRGVPAGQRVADPA; this is translated from the coding sequence ATGGCGCGGGTACGGCTGGACGTCGGTTACGACGGCACGGACTTCTCCGGCTGGGCGGCGCAACCGGGTCGGCGTACCGTCGCCGGCGTCCTGCTCGCCGAGCTGGAGAAGGTGTTCGGGCCGGGCAACCCGAGCGGGCTGACGGTGGCCGGGCGCACCGACGCCGGGGTGCACGCGACCGGCCAGGTGTGCCACGTCGACCTGCCCGACGAGCGCTGGCAGGCGCTCGCCCCGACGCTGGTGCGCCGGCTGGCCGGGCTGCTGCCCGGGGACGTGCGGGTGTGGTCGGCCCGGGAGGTCCCGCCGGTGTTCGACGCGCGCTTCTCGGCGCTGTGGCGGCGCTACGAGTACCGGGTGACCGACACCGAGGCGGGCCCGAGTCCGCTGCGCCGCCACGACACCCTGTTCTGGCTGCGGCCGCTCGACCTCGACCGGCTCAACGCGGCCGCGGCCGGACTGTGCGGGGAGCACGACTTCGCGGCGTTCTGCAAGCGCAAGGAGCACGCGACCACGATCCGGCACATCACCGCGATGTCGTGGCGGCGCGAGACCGACGGCATCCTGGTGGCGACGGTGCAGGCGGACGCGTTCTGCCAGTCGATGGTGCGCAGCCTGGTCGGGGCGATGCTGACGGTGGGCGACGGCCGGCGGGAGCCGGACTGGCCGGCGTCCCTGCTGAGCCGCACCGAGCGGGTGAGCGATGTGCTGGTCGCCCCGCCGCACGGGTTGAACCTGATCTCCGTGGGCTATCCGGACGAGGCGGAGTTCGCGGCCCGCGCGGACCAGACCCGCAACCTGCGCGGCGTGCCCGCCGGTCAGCGTGTCGCGGACCCGGCCTGA
- the rplQ gene encoding 50S ribosomal protein L17 → MPTPTKGPRLGGSPAHEQLILANLATALFKHGRITTTETKAKRLRPLAERLITKAKRDDLAARREVRKTIGERDTFVALFEQIAPRFANRPGGYTRIVKTGPRKGDAAPMAIIELVEELEVAAPAAPAKAAKAQAKKAAQEDKVAVLSGEADEAADEAADKA, encoded by the coding sequence ATGCCCACGCCCACCAAGGGTCCCCGCCTCGGGGGCAGCCCCGCGCACGAGCAGCTGATCCTGGCCAACCTGGCCACGGCGCTGTTCAAGCACGGCCGCATCACCACCACCGAGACCAAGGCCAAGCGGCTGCGTCCGCTGGCCGAGCGGCTCATCACCAAGGCCAAGCGGGACGACCTGGCGGCTCGCCGCGAGGTCCGCAAGACGATCGGCGAGCGGGACACCTTCGTGGCCCTGTTCGAGCAGATCGCGCCGCGCTTCGCGAACCGTCCCGGTGGCTACACCCGGATCGTGAAGACCGGCCCGCGCAAGGGTGACGCCGCTCCGATGGCGATCATCGAGCTGGTCGAGGAGCTCGAGGTGGCGGCGCCCGCGGCGCCGGCTAAGGCTGCCAAGGCCCAGGCCAAGAAGGCCGCTCAGGAGGACAAGGTCGCCGTCCTGTCCGGCGAGGCTGACGAGGCCGCCGACGAGGCTGCCGACAAGGCCTGA
- a CDS encoding glycoside hydrolase family 18 protein gives MRTRLALVALLLGSTAVVAPTAGQAAPAPVTAGAAAAAAGYVKVGYFVQWGIYRRNFLVKNLHTSGMAAKLTHINYAFANVGPDGRCFEANEAGVGDAWADYQKRFKSGESVDGVGDVVSQPLAGNFHQLRKLKAMYPHLKIQLSIGGWTWSKYLSDAALTPASRQAMVASCIDMFIKGNLPLIGTSPHGGAGSAAGVFDGFDLDWEWPASEGNTGNVVRPEDKHNYTLLAAEFRSQLDAYGAQVGRTYSLSAFLPADPAKINAGIETAPLFSYLDFATVQGYDLVGAWDPVTGHQANLYSTPSSPFSVDLAVDTYRAQGAPAGKIVIGIPYYGRGWAGAGSANSGLYQPATGPARGTYEDGVEDYKKVIAKQGTVYYDPVAGATWKYGGGAFWSYDTPQVIAQKTAYVKANGLGGTMAWSLDGDTPTGELTTAIHNGFS, from the coding sequence ATGAGAACCCGCCTCGCCCTCGTCGCCCTCCTCCTGGGCAGCACCGCGGTCGTCGCTCCCACCGCAGGTCAGGCCGCCCCCGCACCCGTCACCGCGGGTGCCGCCGCCGCGGCCGCCGGCTACGTCAAGGTCGGCTACTTCGTCCAGTGGGGCATCTACCGCCGCAACTTCCTGGTGAAGAACCTGCACACCTCCGGGATGGCCGCGAAACTGACGCACATCAACTACGCGTTCGCCAACGTCGGCCCCGACGGCCGCTGCTTCGAGGCGAACGAGGCGGGCGTCGGCGACGCCTGGGCCGACTACCAGAAGCGGTTCAAGTCGGGCGAATCCGTCGACGGTGTCGGCGACGTGGTGAGCCAGCCGCTGGCCGGCAACTTCCACCAGCTGCGCAAGCTCAAGGCGATGTACCCACACCTGAAGATCCAGCTGTCGATCGGTGGCTGGACCTGGTCCAAGTACCTCTCCGACGCGGCCCTCACCCCGGCCTCGCGCCAGGCGATGGTCGCCAGCTGCATCGACATGTTCATCAAGGGCAACCTGCCCCTCATCGGCACCTCGCCGCACGGCGGCGCGGGCAGCGCGGCCGGCGTGTTCGACGGGTTCGACCTGGACTGGGAGTGGCCCGCGTCCGAGGGCAACACCGGCAACGTGGTCCGGCCCGAGGACAAGCACAACTACACGCTGCTGGCCGCCGAGTTCCGCAGCCAGCTCGACGCGTACGGCGCCCAGGTCGGGCGGACGTACTCGCTCAGCGCGTTCCTGCCCGCGGACCCCGCGAAGATCAACGCTGGGATCGAGACCGCACCGCTGTTCTCCTACCTCGACTTCGCCACCGTCCAGGGGTACGACCTGGTCGGTGCTTGGGATCCGGTCACCGGGCACCAGGCGAACCTCTACTCCACGCCCTCGTCGCCGTTCAGCGTGGACCTCGCCGTGGACACCTACCGCGCCCAGGGCGCACCGGCGGGAAAGATCGTCATCGGCATCCCGTACTACGGCCGGGGCTGGGCCGGCGCGGGCAGCGCCAACAGCGGCCTCTACCAGCCGGCGACCGGCCCGGCGCGGGGCACCTACGAGGACGGCGTCGAGGACTACAAGAAGGTCATCGCCAAGCAGGGCACGGTCTACTACGACCCGGTCGCCGGCGCGACCTGGAAGTACGGCGGCGGCGCCTTCTGGTCCTACGACACCCCGCAGGTCATCGCCCAGAAGACGGCATACGTCAAGGCCAACGGCCTCGGCGGGACCATGGCCTGGTCCCTCGACGGCGACACCCCGACCGGCGAACTCACCACCGCGATCCACAACGGCTTCAGCTGA
- a CDS encoding MBL fold metallo-hydrolase, whose product MTDAPHGRAAALHILATGYTTSTGPGVAATVSLVVDGDLRIVFDPGMVAHAAVIPDALAALGLAPADVTDVVLSHHHPDNVLNAGLFTAARMHDHKAIYRGHEWTDRDAEGYAFSDSVRLISTPGHSHEDITLLVGTPEGVVALAGDLWWRADGPADDPVAPDRAQLRASRERVLAVADRVVPGHGAPFTPDGTTPR is encoded by the coding sequence ATGACCGACGCACCCCACGGCCGTGCCGCCGCCCTCCACATCCTGGCCACCGGATACACCACGTCGACCGGCCCCGGCGTGGCCGCGACCGTCTCCCTGGTCGTCGACGGCGACCTGCGCATCGTGTTCGACCCGGGCATGGTCGCGCATGCCGCGGTCATCCCCGATGCGCTCGCCGCGCTCGGGCTGGCGCCGGCCGACGTCACCGACGTCGTGCTCAGCCACCACCACCCCGACAACGTCCTCAACGCCGGGCTGTTCACGGCGGCGCGTATGCACGACCACAAGGCGATCTACCGGGGTCACGAGTGGACCGACCGGGACGCCGAGGGCTACGCGTTCTCCGACTCCGTACGGCTGATCAGCACGCCGGGCCACAGCCACGAGGACATCACCCTGCTCGTCGGCACGCCGGAGGGCGTCGTGGCGCTGGCCGGCGACCTGTGGTGGCGCGCGGACGGACCCGCCGACGACCCGGTCGCGCCGGACCGTGCCCAGCTGCGCGCCAGCCGCGAGCGGGTCCTGGCCGTGGCCGATCGCGTCGTCCCCGGCCACGGTGCGCCGTTCACCCCGGACGGCACCACGCCCCGCTGA
- the rpsK gene encoding 30S ribosomal protein S11 has protein sequence MPPKARAGAAVKKVRRKERKNVSHGQAHIKSTFNNTIVSITDPTGAVISWASAGQVGFKGSRKSTPFAAQLAAEAAARRAMEHGMRKVDVFVKGPGSGRETAIRSLTAAGLEVGQISDVTPQPHNGCRPPKRRRV, from the coding sequence ATGCCACCCAAGGCACGCGCTGGGGCCGCAGTAAAGAAGGTCCGGCGCAAAGAACGCAAGAACGTCTCCCACGGGCAGGCGCACATCAAGAGCACGTTCAACAACACCATCGTGTCCATCACGGACCCGACCGGTGCTGTGATCTCGTGGGCCTCCGCCGGCCAGGTCGGCTTCAAGGGCTCGCGTAAGTCGACTCCGTTCGCCGCCCAGCTGGCCGCCGAGGCCGCCGCGCGTCGCGCGATGGAGCACGGCATGCGCAAGGTCGACGTGTTCGTCAAGGGTCCGGGCTCTGGCCGTGAGACCGCCATCCGTTCGCTGACCGCTGCCGGTCTCGAGGTCGGGCAGATCTCCGACGTCACGCCGCAGCCGCACAACGGATGCCGTCCGCCCAAGCGTCGCCGGGTCTAA
- the thiO gene encoding glycine oxidase ThiO, translating into MAPLSVSVVGGGIIGLSIAWACARRGHAVTVHDPAPGRGASHVAAGMLAPVGESYFGERELTALLLECARRWPGYAAELAAATGHDLGHRTEGTLQVGLTADDLAQLRRLWTYQRELGAEVVALDGDGLREREPLLHPRARGVLVESDHQVDPRRVVAALCELVPVRREAVHRLSDLDADVVVLAAGCASAALGGLPVRPVQGAVLRLRGQAAPCHVIRGYADGHAVYVVPRRDGEVLVGATVEERADGHATAGGVRDLLRAATDLVPELAEHALVEVSVGLRPGTADNGPIVGELAPGVLVATGHYRHGVLAAPYTASAVADLVDGATLPPLWEPFTPQRLTAGGIE; encoded by the coding sequence GTGGCACCCCTTTCCGTATCCGTCGTCGGCGGCGGCATCATCGGGCTCAGCATCGCCTGGGCATGCGCCCGCCGCGGGCACGCCGTCACCGTGCACGATCCCGCTCCCGGCCGCGGCGCGTCCCACGTCGCGGCAGGCATGCTGGCCCCGGTCGGGGAGTCCTACTTCGGCGAGCGGGAACTGACCGCGCTGCTGCTGGAGTGCGCCCGGCGCTGGCCGGGGTACGCGGCGGAGCTGGCCGCGGCGACCGGGCACGACCTGGGGCACCGGACCGAGGGCACGTTGCAGGTCGGGCTGACCGCCGACGACCTCGCACAGCTGCGCCGGCTGTGGACGTACCAGCGGGAACTGGGTGCGGAGGTGGTCGCCCTCGACGGCGACGGGCTGCGCGAGCGGGAGCCGCTGCTGCACCCGCGGGCGCGAGGCGTGCTGGTCGAGTCGGACCACCAGGTCGACCCGCGCCGGGTGGTGGCCGCGCTGTGCGAGCTGGTCCCGGTGCGCCGGGAAGCCGTGCACAGGCTGTCCGATCTCGATGCCGACGTCGTGGTGCTCGCCGCGGGCTGCGCCAGCGCCGCGCTGGGCGGACTGCCGGTGCGGCCGGTGCAGGGCGCGGTCCTGCGGCTGCGCGGCCAGGCCGCGCCGTGCCACGTCATCCGGGGGTACGCCGACGGCCACGCCGTCTACGTGGTGCCCCGCCGCGACGGGGAAGTGCTGGTGGGGGCGACGGTCGAGGAGCGGGCCGACGGCCACGCCACCGCGGGCGGCGTACGCGACCTGCTCCGCGCCGCCACCGACCTGGTGCCGGAGCTGGCCGAGCACGCGCTGGTCGAGGTGTCGGTGGGACTGCGGCCCGGCACCGCCGACAACGGACCGATCGTGGGCGAGCTGGCACCCGGTGTGCTGGTCGCCACGGGGCATTACCGGCACGGCGTGCTGGCCGCCCCGTACACCGCGTCAGCCGTCGCCGACCTGGTCGACGGCGCGACGCTGCCCCCGCTGTGGGAACCCTTCACCCCGCAGCGCCTGACCGCCGGAGGTATCGAATGA